The Couchioplanes caeruleus nucleotide sequence CGGTGACGATGTGGCGCACCCGGCGGCGCATCACCTCGTCGTCGAGCTTCGCGAGCGCCGCGTCGAGCCCGTCGACCGCCACGTCGCGCAGGGCCGGTACGCCGAGGATCCGGGCTGCCTCCTCGCACGACCTGCGGCGGGCGCCGTACTCGCCGTCGACGTGCTGATGCGGCGCGTTGCTGTTGATGATGAGGATGGCCAGCCCCTCGGCCGCCAGGTCGAACGGGATCTGCTCGACCTCCAGCGAGCGGCAGTCCAGGAACAGCGCCCGGCCCTCCTCGCAACGGATCGAGGCCGACTGGTCCATGATCCCGGTCGGCGCGCCGACGTAGACGTTCTCGGCGCGCTGCGCGAGCGCAGGCCGCTTCGCCACGGGCAGGTCCAGGCTGCCCAGGTCGGCCAGGGCGGTGAGGACCGCCGACTCCAGCGCGGCCGAGGAGGAGACGCCGGCGCCGACGGGCACGTCCGAGGCGAGCGCGATGCGGGCCGGCGGCACGTCGAAGCCCGCCTCCTGCAGCGCCCAGACGACGCCCGCGACGTACGCCGCCCAGTCCTTGACCTCGCCCGGCTCCGACGACGCGAACGTCACCGGCTCCGGGGCGAAGTCGGAGCAGACCGTCCAGCCGGAGCCGTCCTGCACTGCCGCGGCCGCCACCACCTGCTGCGGCAGCGCGAACGGCAGCACGAAGCCGTCGTTGTAGTCGGTGTGCTCGCCGATCAGGTTGACCCGGCCGGGCGCCGCCCACAGACCGGTGGGCTCGCTGCCGAAGGTGGACTCGAAGGCCGCTGCGGCCGAGGACGCGACAGTCATGACGATGATCAGATCACGCGACGTGG carries:
- the galK gene encoding galactokinase, with the protein product MTVASSAAAAFESTFGSEPTGLWAAPGRVNLIGEHTDYNDGFVLPFALPQQVVAAAAVQDGSGWTVCSDFAPEPVTFASSEPGEVKDWAAYVAGVVWALQEAGFDVPPARIALASDVPVGAGVSSSAALESAVLTALADLGSLDLPVAKRPALAQRAENVYVGAPTGIMDQSASIRCEEGRALFLDCRSLEVEQIPFDLAAEGLAILIINSNAPHQHVDGEYGARRRSCEEAARILGVPALRDVAVDGLDAALAKLDDEVMRRRVRHIVTENQRVLDTVDLLRSGRIREIGPLMTASHASMRDDFEITVAEVDVAVEAALAAGAYGARMTGGGFGGCVLALIDEDRADATAVAVERAYAVRGFTAPTTWSAVPGPGARRL